The genomic window TAGTTGGTAGAAGGATGGTTCTTAGCTAGTTGGTAGAAGGATGGTTCTTAGCTAGTTGGTAGAAGGATGGTTCTTAGTAGTTGTAGGTGGTTGTTCGCTAGTTTGTAGAAGGATTGTTGTTAGCTAATTGATAGAagggaggttgttaggggcGGGAGAAACGTTCTTactaagggaaggaacgtCCTTCCTAATGGGAAGAAAGCTTGATAGGCGTGTGGGACTAGGGTTAAGAATATGGAATAAGCTTTTTTTCTAGGTTAtggaataataatatggCGTGGTGTTTATTTTCTTAGGGGGAATCTTCTCTTTTATTaacgaaaatgaaataagGTAGGAGCAAAAAGAGAGgatgaaaagaggaaagaacaaagaaaggaggaaaaaaaaataaaaagtgagGGGACAATGTAAAGTGCATATGGAACGAGAAGAGGGAAGGTTGTAtgcaagtttttttttgctttatttattattttagggaaaaaggaaaaacaaaagaatgaaaaggaggagcTAATTTGAgaacgaagaaaaaggaaaaaaaaaaaaagaggagaatgaaagaaaataaaaaaaagaagaaaaaggaaagaaggaaaaaaaaagtgggttCAGTGTATGGGAGTAGGGTTAAGGATATGAGAATAGTGTTCAGGTTGTAGAggtagggttcagggtatgTGGTAAGTTTCTTTTCTAGTTTATTTGAACAAGAATGTAGCCTGCTACATTGCTTCttagggggggaggggaaggggATGAAAGATGAAGacgaaaggaaggaagaaagaatgtaAAGAAGattaggaagaaggaagaagaaggagagtTGTAtggggtattagaatgaaatATTCAGGGTGTGAGAATAGCGTACAAGTTGTTAGAGTTAAGGTTAAGGCATGGGAGGAATGTTACAGGTATAAGAGTgaaggttcagggtgtgagaATAGGATACAGGTTGTTATAGTGATGGTTCTGGATGTGAGGATAGGGTACAggttgttagaatgaagggttcaGTGTATGAGAGTAGGATTTAGAGTGTAAGAGTAGGTTAGTATTTGATAGagtagtgttcagggtttagggttcagggtgtgagaATAGGGTTAAAGGTGTGAGAATATAGGTTCAGGGTGTGAGGGTAGGGTTCAGgctattagaatgaaggattCCGGGTGTGAGAATATAGGTTGATGATGTGATGATAGGGTTCAGATTGTAAGAATGAAGGGTTCAGGATGTGAGAGTAGGATTTAGAGTGTAAGAGTAGGTTAGTGTTTGTTAGAGTAATGTTCAGGCTCTTAGAGTGATGATTACAGGTGTGAGAGTAGTGTAGAGTTTGTTATAGTAAAGGTTCCGTGTGTGAGAATACTGTTATTCCTGGTATGGGAGTAGGGTTAAGGACATGAGAATAGGGTTCATGGTATGGGagtagggtttagggtattAGAGTGGACGTTCCGTGTATTAGAATGAAATTTCTTGATATTACAGTGAAGGTTTCAGGTGTGAGAGTAGCGTTCCTGTTGTACGAATTaagtctttttctttgttatggaacaacaatatggcctgttCATTATGATTTTAGGGGTTTATGTGCACTGGATGCAGGAgggcacacaaaaaaagaatgaagaaattaaaagaagaatgtttaaggaaataaaaaaaaaaaaaaaaaagaaaagaaaaagaagaagtagaatttatataaagagaaatgaaggaaaaagtaatattcaggaataaaaggaagaaggaatgaatgtaCATTCTCTGTGTACACagtatgtgcatattacTTAAGGAGTTTAATGATATAATGTATTCTTGTTCGTTAATTTGACAGGCCATGCAATTTCATTGAATgatgcagaaaaaatgaagaaacatAGAACATGGAATAATGTGAAGGATGCATGGCTAAAAATGAGGGGGGGCGACACACCTCATAATAATGTAAGCAGGGAGTATTTTTCTCCGTTTTCCTATTATTTAATGGATGTTTATAATATAGGGAGTTGAAGGAACATGTGTGAGGCATAATAAGGGGTGTGTGCACCAATGGGGGGGTATATGCTTGTAGaatatggaaatttttttgggtGATGTAAGTAccaatgtgtgtatattattcAACTGTATATGTGCTTTACTGGACtctgcagaaaaaattggagcacttagtggaaaaaatatataatgaactgGCGAAAGAAATGtatgaagagggaaaaggaagaatggaaaggttgaaaattttttgcaatatTGACCATGGtctggaaggagaaggagtcTTGAATATCAACGAACACAGGACGTTGTGCGAGTTTTTAGTTAGAACAATATGGATGTTGTATGAATATGGGAATGAATTCAATAGTCAAAATCCAGAACATAAACTAAGGTACTACTTACGTTGcacacttttaaaaatatgggtACAAAGGCTAGCATGGAAGAATTGTGCTGTAATAAGCACTATCAAGTACCTCCTGGATGCAGCGAACAATATAGAGAAGACTTCGGGTagaaaagttgaaaaagtaGAATGCATGTTCGGTGAAAACGATACGTTCTATATAGGGAACACGGAACTTACAAGTGAAGCGCATGGGTGGTTATTGAGACATAATACTATTTTGGAagatatatacaaaattccggataagaaaaaatgcgaTGATttcggaaaggaaaaaagaaatgtactaaagaaggaagatagTGACCCATATGCAGAAGTGAACGAAAATTTGGACAATATATTAAACGGTCTTAAAGAAATAGCAAAACAGCCTCTATCTCCCACCCTAAAAATCCTCCCAAAACTACCACAACCACAATATCCGCCACAACAAGATTCGAGAATCGCTTATGCAAACACCATCGGTTCCGATTTCTTCATGAACTTACTCCTACAATGGATAAAGGCAAATAAGACTGACCCCACGGCAGGAGtaaatgtaataaaatttaaatataaaggaaaattttgtgaCGATAGTGTGGGAATAATATGAGGGAGGGAGTATTTGTTATATAGtttaaatgtgtatattgtatatatacacatacatatataagtagcatatatatatgtttgtgaatacatatatgtacatatgtatacatgtgtatatctGTTCGTGGTAATCAATTTTATAGGAAAGTATAAAGAAAGGTCTGCAAGAAGCATTCAAAGACATGATGGATACTATACTGGACGATggggaaaatgagaaacaCATGTGTTCCGAAGATACTTCAGGTTATAAAGGCAAAGattggggggaagaagagaagaagttATGCAAAATTCTATTAAGAATATTCTTCTGGATGGATGGATtaaagcaaaaatgggaaccaGGAAAAGGATACGGCAGTGGGTACTTCGGATGGATAAAGAGCACGGACCAAACATCAGAAGAGGGGAAAGTGAAATCCTATTATAGGTGCTTACTTGGGAAAGTGACCATGTTAAATATGTTAGGAAAACATTGTGCTATGGAAAAAGTAGCAAAAGtggttaaaaataaaatgggagCTTTTAGGGTAAGTATGATTCACGATGAGGGGAATCAATTATGTAAGAATGTGAATGTTAAGGATTTCATGTGGGGGAGAAGATTAATATGGGAGCAGGTTAAGGAATGGATAGATAAATATAAGCGGGACGGAACTAGTAGAGAATCATTAGCTAAGGCATTAAGTGCAGTAACGCCCAAGAATAGTCTACTGCAcagaataaaggaagagggggaggaaaaatgcccaggagggaagaaaaaagagaatattAGTAAGGAAATCTTACAAAATTTAGAAATGGCAATCACCGCAGAGGATGACGTGGATATAAATGAAGACAGTGAACCTCTAGACAAGGGTGTTCTGGACAAAGTACTGGAAGAGGTCCAGAAAGTGGTCGATACCGATAGAACACGAAGAAAACAGGACCACAATGAAGAGGAATTGAAGGGAGAAGTACACGCAGCCGTAAAAAGAGTCACACAGAAGTACGAaacaccaccacaacaaggtAATAATATACCACGTGGTGTACACcctacctaccacctaacaacccacctaccacctaacaacccaccaaccacctaacaacccaccaaccacctaacaacccaccaaccacctaacaacccaccaaccacctaacaacccaccaaccacctaacaacccaccaaccacctaacaacgcaccaaccacctaacaacgcaccaaccacctaacaacgcaccaaccacctaacaacattccaaccaccaaccacccctaacaacattccaaccaccaaccacccctaacaaccttccttccatccacctatcacccctaacaaccttcctttcatcctaccaccaccctaacaatcttccccCAGCTACCAGCCCTAACACAACCGACTAGTACTATAGTATTTGCCACTGATAtccctttatatttttcctttccaggTGGTGAATGTAAAGAAGGTGCCCCATGCACACGCCCACAATGTATAGCAAATAAATGGGTAAAGAACAGAACGTCGAACGAAAATGAGCCACCCTGGGTAAGTGTCATTATTGTTCACAATAATGAGGAAATCACAGAAGTATAATATTCCATGTACACATGAACAGATGATACCACTGTGATCCCTCTGTATGCGTATTCAGTTTACGTATATgttgcttcatttttccctataTGGACAGGGAAATTTTTGGACAGACATCGAAACTGAATTAGAGAATCTTCTTAAAGAAATACCTCAGAAGAAGGGACATGTTGAAAAATACTGTAATAACGATAAATGGGAAATGAATGCAAATGGAGAAGCGAAGAAGGCAGCATGCAAGCTTATTGCTGCAGGATTACATCATATGTACAGCATTCAGCTCTCCTTTGATCAAAGTAGTGAGAAGAATCCCTTTGATAATCAAGAATTTAAGCAATTTGCTTCATGCCTTCTGTTAAAAGATCTCGcagaacaaatggaaaaaacgtGCCCTCATTCGAAGGCAGGCATAAAACAGGCCTTCCATTCTTGGcaacaaattaaaacaaCTGTGTGCACAAAACCTCCATGTGTTGAATGTAAAATGGACGACACCTATGGAAATTGTCAATTGAAAAAAGACAATGGTACTACAGTAGAAAAGAAATTAGAGGAGGTGTTCAATAAGAAAAATTCGGAAGTAATCATTGCTCTGAATGAAATAGACCCTATCTGTACAACAGCCAAACCTGCCCCTGCCTCCCAAACACCAGATAAATCCAGTACGAAGGATCCAATGgatgcagaagaaaaaaagttcataGATAAGTTGTCAGA from Plasmodium coatneyi strain Hackeri chromosome 12, complete sequence includes these protein-coding regions:
- a CDS encoding SICA antigen, with the translated sequence MDTILDDGENEKHMCSEDTSGYKGKDWGEEEKKLCKILLRIFFWMDGLKQKWEPGKGYGSGYFGWIKSTDQTSEEGKVKSYYRCLLGKVTMLNMLGKHCAMEKVAKVVKNKMGAFRVSMIHDEGNQLCKNVNVKDFMWGRRLIWEQVKEWIDKYKRDGTSRESLAKALSAVTPKNSLLHRIKEEGEEKCPGGKKKENISKEILQNLEMAITAEDDVDINEDSEPLDKGVLDKVLEEVQKVVDTDRTRRKQDHNEEELKGEVHAAVKRVTQKYETPPQQGGECKEGAPCTRPQCIANKWVKNRTSNENEPPWGNFWTDIETELENLLKEIPQKKGHVEKYCNNDKWEMNANGEAKKAACKLIAAGLHHMYSIQLSFDQSSEKNPFDNQEFKQFASCLLLKDLAEQMEKTCPHSKAGIKQAFHSWQQIKTTVCTKPPCVECKMDDTYGNCQLKKDNGTTVEKKLEEVFNKKNSEVIIALNEIDPICTTAKPAPASQTPDKSSTKDPMDAEEKKFIDKLSEETVDESYINEFASACEKESKGMDGLKGDVSEDDKKFCRVLLRNYIITTIKDDNDILGIKNANSWTIDQTTRCKILNPWLKHYGEQKCDPGEMYEYIKKKVEGLIQYTPLNRSYKKCEYRVDNDTHSNGIDPSPNSKEEQWKEEIHNGIKNMNLENSCGQTIYGSDTKDTAKNGKPDSYNVDDKSEAGGSAPAARDEESGGSGAGDELSAPSKGGPLSVPASDKGARVSRSSPGTTIAQPVVTNKDNPVLSYLPLAPITIGIITLTYLFWKYFGILGKIRRRYRRAYQVRGPTVEGQPLDHVDQDGDPHAYTIVKERKPSSTPIKRRNKRGVDHRAGRRRGVRRRMIIDIHLEVLDECQKGATQSVQNDFFEILVREFMGCEFIKGQNVPMEQVLNSDLGF